One Halolamina litorea genomic window carries:
- a CDS encoding ABC transporter substrate-binding protein: protein MSDKDTPNVGRRKFLGFAGTAAATAMAGCGGGGGTDTDGEQNMDDTDTPTDSGGDGGDDTPTERPEPETRDGYLQRANRRAHDQSPWVFLNRQYSVYGKSADIEWEARADEFIDAYEISPATDSGDDVVINQSSMDSGLDPQDHRETPTDNIVLQAYEGLLDRDREGGIVNKLATDYSRIEDGLIRFQIRSNVSFHSGDNLTPEDVAYSINRIVDPDTGIASPQQDQLAGVTGAEVVDGERAVDVMSEGLNPIVFSLFASYGPIMNKSWVEANENSYVNQNIDGTGPFVLETYEQDVQVVFNRNDNYWREAAEISSLTVTASSEASTRVNSLLSDESDIIVNVPPQEVSRIENNDGTSISAVPSTRVIFNAMRYDVEPFDSAEFRQAVNYAIDLESIIENVLDTFGDPTAQPTLDGFFGYNGDLDPYPYDPDEAEALVEASGYAGVEVELHTPVGRYLNDVEIAQAVAGYLDDLPNVTASVNQRDFSALASEVTDGNLETNPHWYLLGWGNETFDASQTLIPLLTSDGNLTSWSDEEFDRLISEAQSLPSEQ, encoded by the coding sequence ATGTCTGACAAAGACACACCCAACGTGGGACGACGGAAGTTCCTCGGCTTCGCCGGCACGGCCGCGGCGACCGCCATGGCGGGCTGTGGTGGTGGCGGTGGCACCGACACCGACGGCGAGCAGAACATGGACGACACCGACACGCCGACGGACTCCGGCGGCGATGGCGGCGACGACACGCCGACCGAGCGTCCCGAGCCGGAGACCCGCGACGGCTACCTCCAGCGGGCCAACCGCCGCGCCCACGATCAGTCGCCCTGGGTGTTCCTGAACCGACAGTACTCGGTGTACGGCAAGAGCGCCGACATCGAGTGGGAGGCGCGAGCCGACGAGTTCATCGACGCCTACGAGATCAGCCCCGCGACCGACAGCGGGGACGACGTGGTGATCAACCAGTCCTCGATGGACAGCGGGCTGGACCCGCAGGACCACCGTGAGACGCCGACTGACAACATCGTCCTGCAGGCCTACGAGGGGCTGCTCGACCGCGACCGCGAGGGTGGGATCGTCAACAAGCTGGCGACCGACTACAGCCGGATCGAAGACGGCCTGATCCGCTTCCAGATCCGCTCGAACGTCTCCTTCCACTCCGGCGACAACCTCACGCCGGAGGACGTCGCCTACTCGATCAACCGCATCGTCGACCCCGACACCGGGATCGCCAGCCCCCAGCAGGACCAGCTTGCGGGCGTCACCGGCGCCGAAGTCGTCGACGGCGAGCGCGCGGTCGACGTGATGAGCGAGGGGCTGAACCCCATCGTGTTCTCGCTGTTCGCCAGCTACGGCCCGATCATGAACAAGTCGTGGGTCGAGGCCAACGAGAACTCCTACGTCAACCAGAACATCGACGGCACCGGGCCGTTCGTGTTGGAGACCTACGAGCAGGACGTGCAGGTCGTGTTCAACCGCAACGACAACTACTGGCGGGAGGCCGCCGAGATCAGTTCGCTCACGGTCACCGCCTCCAGCGAGGCCAGCACGCGGGTGAACTCCCTGCTCTCCGACGAGTCCGACATCATCGTCAACGTGCCGCCACAGGAAGTGAGCCGGATCGAGAACAACGATGGGACCAGCATCTCCGCGGTGCCGTCGACGCGCGTCATCTTCAACGCGATGCGCTACGACGTCGAGCCGTTCGACTCCGCGGAGTTCCGCCAGGCGGTCAACTACGCCATCGACTTAGAGAGCATCATCGAGAACGTCCTCGACACGTTCGGCGACCCGACCGCCCAGCCGACGCTGGACGGCTTCTTCGGCTACAACGGCGACCTCGACCCGTACCCCTACGACCCCGACGAGGCCGAGGCGCTGGTCGAGGCGTCGGGCTACGCCGGCGTGGAGGTCGAACTCCACACCCCCGTCGGGCGCTACCTCAACGACGTGGAGATCGCACAAGCGGTCGCGGGCTACCTCGACGACCTGCCCAACGTCACCGCCAGCGTGAACCAGCGTGACTTCTCGGCGCTGGCCAGCGAGGTCACCGACGGGAACCTCGAGACGAACCCGCACTGGTACCTGCTGGGCTGGGGGAACGAGACGTTCGACGCGAGTCAGACGCTCATCCCGCTGCTGACCAGCGACGGGAACCTCACGAGCTGGTCGGACGAGGAGTTCGACCGACTGATCAGCGAGGCACAGAGCCTGCCGAGCGAACAATAG
- a CDS encoding CBS domain-containing protein: MNAADVMTTDVETVALDDEVGEVLAKLADVTYSGFPVVDEDGRLAGVVTEGDLVDLFEVEDRVLWIPIGIPPIVDTLTYAFDLPGDDVDIAAHADDPISSVMTPDPVTVDVDASIDVLLDLLADPERDINRLPVLDGEELVGIITRQDLLRGLRTERDAAGAA; encoded by the coding sequence ATGAACGCCGCAGACGTGATGACGACCGACGTGGAGACCGTCGCACTCGACGACGAAGTCGGCGAAGTGCTCGCCAAACTGGCCGACGTGACCTACAGCGGCTTCCCGGTCGTCGACGAGGACGGCCGACTCGCGGGCGTCGTCACCGAGGGCGACCTCGTGGACCTGTTCGAGGTCGAGGACCGCGTGCTCTGGATCCCGATCGGTATCCCGCCCATCGTCGACACGCTGACCTACGCGTTCGACCTGCCCGGCGACGACGTGGATATCGCCGCCCACGCCGACGACCCGATCAGTTCGGTGATGACGCCCGACCCCGTGACCGTCGACGTGGACGCGAGCATCGACGTGTTGCTCGACCTGCTCGCCGACCCCGAACGGGACATCAACCGCCTGCCCGTGCTCGACGGCGAGGAACTGGTGGGGATCATCACCCGCCAGGACCTGCTGCGCGGTCTCCGGACGGAACGCGACGCCGCGGGCGCGGCCTGA
- a CDS encoding DMT family transporter — translation MSRYRNLGLFLLLAAIWGSAFMAIKAGLDAGFPPVLFAAVRYDIAGVLMLGYAWWVLDDPLPRGRDQWATVAVGAVLLIAAYHAFLFIGEADDAVTSGSAAVLVSLSPLLTTGFARVFVPEERLEAIGLFGLLLGLVGAVVLTNPDPNALLSGGMGAKLLIVAAAASFALGSVLTRRLDSDLAIESMEGWSMLLGALLMHALSLGLGESPTSLELTPGIVLSLLYLSILASALGFLIYFELLDRLGPIEINLVSYVAPIFAALSGWLVLDEVVTLATVAGFLLIISGFSLLKRREIAKEVDRLR, via the coding sequence GTGTCTCGCTATCGGAACCTCGGACTCTTCCTGCTGCTTGCAGCGATCTGGGGCTCGGCGTTCATGGCCATCAAGGCCGGGCTGGACGCCGGTTTCCCGCCGGTGCTGTTCGCGGCGGTTCGCTACGACATCGCCGGCGTGTTGATGCTCGGCTACGCCTGGTGGGTACTCGACGACCCGCTCCCGCGGGGGCGCGACCAGTGGGCGACCGTCGCCGTCGGCGCCGTGCTGTTGATCGCGGCCTACCACGCGTTCCTGTTCATCGGCGAGGCCGACGACGCCGTCACCAGCGGCTCGGCGGCCGTGTTGGTGAGTCTGAGCCCGCTGCTGACGACCGGCTTCGCTCGCGTGTTCGTCCCCGAGGAACGGCTCGAAGCGATCGGGCTGTTCGGCCTGCTGCTCGGTCTCGTCGGCGCGGTTGTCCTCACGAACCCTGACCCGAACGCGCTGCTGTCGGGCGGGATGGGTGCGAAGCTGCTCATCGTCGCCGCCGCGGCGTCGTTCGCGCTCGGCAGCGTGCTCACGCGCCGGCTCGACAGCGACCTCGCCATCGAGTCGATGGAGGGCTGGTCGATGCTGCTCGGCGCGCTGCTGATGCACGCGCTCAGCCTCGGGCTCGGTGAGTCGCCGACGTCGCTCGAACTCACGCCCGGGATCGTCCTCAGCCTGCTCTACCTCTCGATCCTCGCGAGCGCGCTCGGCTTCCTGATCTACTTCGAACTGCTGGACCGGTTGGGTCCCATCGAGATCAACCTCGTCTCCTACGTCGCGCCGATATTCGCGGCGCTGTCGGGCTGGCTGGTGCTCGACGAGGTGGTCACGCTGGCGACGGTCGCCGGCTTCCTGCTCATCATCTCCGGGTTCTCGCTGCTGAAGCGTCGAGAGATCGCGAAAGAAGTGGATCGGCTCCGATAG
- a CDS encoding metal-dependent hydrolase family protein: protein MKVIDCGTLVDGTGKKPLEDARILVEDGRVVEVGPAESVDAPEDAEHVDHSGETVIPGLIDAHLHLKGTRSMEPFDWIRESSELNTARASADARTLLEAGFTAIRDVGSEAGIPLRNAIDEGTLPGPRIFTSGQSFSQTAGHGDAHYLPYEWATSEAAGGDGIVDGADECRKGVRRRIREGADLIKIMTTGGVLSEKDAPDQSQFTDAEIRAFTEEAHRVGIPVASHAQGAPGIKSALENGVDTIEHGFYIDQECIDLFEETGGIFVPTLAIVYRLVEHGAEHGVPDYGLRKAREAHEAHVESTKRAYEAGVPVALGTDFLGPELVPHGKNAMEAELFVEEVGMSEHEAIVAGTGTAAETVAADDIGTLTVGNHADIVAFEDSPLDDISNLYEPDAVYKGGETV from the coding sequence ATGAAGGTCATCGACTGCGGCACGCTGGTAGACGGCACCGGGAAGAAACCGCTCGAGGACGCACGTATTCTCGTGGAAGACGGCCGCGTCGTCGAAGTCGGCCCCGCCGAATCCGTCGACGCGCCCGAGGACGCCGAGCACGTCGACCACTCCGGGGAGACGGTGATCCCGGGACTGATCGACGCCCACCTGCACCTCAAGGGAACGCGCTCGATGGAGCCGTTCGACTGGATCCGGGAGTCGAGCGAACTCAACACCGCGCGGGCCAGCGCCGACGCGCGGACGCTGCTGGAGGCGGGCTTCACCGCAATCCGTGACGTCGGGAGCGAGGCCGGAATCCCGCTGCGCAACGCCATCGACGAGGGGACCCTCCCCGGGCCGCGCATCTTCACCAGCGGCCAGAGTTTCTCCCAGACCGCCGGCCACGGCGACGCCCACTACCTCCCCTACGAGTGGGCGACCAGCGAGGCCGCCGGCGGCGACGGCATCGTCGACGGCGCCGACGAGTGTCGGAAGGGCGTCCGCCGGCGCATCCGTGAGGGCGCGGACCTCATCAAGATCATGACGACCGGCGGCGTGCTCAGCGAGAAGGACGCCCCCGACCAGAGCCAGTTCACCGACGCCGAGATCCGGGCGTTCACCGAGGAGGCCCACCGCGTCGGCATCCCCGTGGCCTCCCACGCGCAGGGCGCGCCGGGGATCAAGTCCGCACTGGAGAACGGCGTGGACACGATCGAACACGGCTTCTACATCGATCAGGAGTGTATCGATCTCTTCGAGGAGACCGGCGGGATATTCGTGCCGACGCTGGCCATCGTCTACCGGCTCGTCGAACACGGGGCGGAGCACGGCGTCCCCGACTACGGCCTGCGGAAGGCCCGCGAGGCCCACGAGGCCCACGTCGAGTCGACCAAGCGCGCCTACGAGGCCGGCGTTCCGGTCGCCCTCGGGACCGACTTCCTCGGGCCCGAACTCGTCCCGCACGGCAAGAACGCGATGGAGGCCGAACTGTTCGTCGAGGAGGTCGGCATGAGCGAACACGAGGCCATCGTCGCCGGCACGGGGACCGCCGCCGAAACGGTCGCTGCCGACGACATCGGCACGCTCACGGTCGGCAACCACGCCGACATCGTCGCGTTCGAGGACTCGCCACTCGACGATATCTCGAACCTCTACGAGCCCGACGCGGTGTACAAGGGCGGCGAGACGGTCTGA
- a CDS encoding ABC transporter permease, with protein MISPRTLRNLRKELRSSALAKIGIVLVLAMVLVAGFAPFIALHNPTDQNLENGNLPPMGFSRTTQETSSEMVNGSLQIVNETVTINATADHPLGTNSLGQDVYSRAVYGARTSMLVGILGTALAAILGVSVGLVAGYYRGRVDDALMRFADVSLAFPSLVLAISLIGLWGRAAVDVPDPFVMLGLVDPVRSALGLSTGMPDSFVLPGTVIVVVGLVNWVWFARIARGEALSIREEEYVKAARALGASDARIIGRHVLPNATTPILVLATIQVAAIILLESSLSFLGFSGTTLSWGFDISQGRAYLSTAWWIATVPGLAIVFAVIGVNLVGDWLRDALDPGIEGEGGV; from the coding sequence ATGATCTCGCCGCGGACGCTCCGGAACCTCCGCAAGGAGCTCCGGTCGAGCGCGCTGGCGAAGATCGGGATCGTGCTCGTGCTCGCGATGGTGCTGGTCGCGGGGTTCGCCCCCTTCATCGCGCTGCACAACCCCACCGACCAGAACTTGGAGAACGGGAACCTCCCGCCGATGGGGTTCAGCCGCACCACACAGGAGACCAGTTCGGAGATGGTCAACGGCTCGCTCCAGATCGTCAACGAGACGGTGACGATCAACGCGACCGCCGACCACCCGCTGGGGACGAACTCCCTCGGACAGGACGTCTACTCGCGGGCCGTCTACGGCGCCCGCACGTCGATGCTCGTGGGGATATTGGGAACGGCGCTCGCGGCGATACTCGGCGTGAGCGTCGGCCTCGTCGCGGGCTACTACCGCGGCCGGGTCGACGACGCGCTGATGCGGTTCGCGGACGTGTCGTTGGCGTTCCCCTCGCTGGTGTTGGCGATATCGCTGATCGGCCTCTGGGGCCGGGCGGCCGTCGACGTGCCGGACCCGTTCGTGATGCTCGGGTTGGTCGACCCCGTCCGGTCGGCGCTCGGGCTGTCGACGGGGATGCCCGACTCGTTCGTGTTGCCGGGGACGGTCATCGTCGTCGTCGGCCTCGTGAACTGGGTATGGTTCGCCCGGATCGCCCGGGGTGAAGCGCTCTCGATCCGTGAGGAGGAGTACGTCAAGGCCGCCCGCGCGCTGGGCGCCAGCGACGCCCGGATCATCGGGCGACACGTGCTCCCAAACGCGACGACGCCGATCCTCGTACTCGCGACCATCCAGGTCGCGGCGATCATCCTGTTGGAGTCCTCGCTGTCGTTCCTCGGCTTCTCGGGGACGACCCTCTCGTGGGGCTTCGACATCTCGCAGGGGCGGGCGTACCTCTCGACGGCGTGGTGGATCGCCACCGTGCCGGGGCTCGCCATCGTCTTCGCCGTGATCGGTGTCAACCTCGTCGGGGACTGGCTGCGTGACGCGCTCGACCCCGGGATCGAAGGGGAAGGTGGTGTCTAG
- a CDS encoding ABC transporter ATP-binding protein → MTETAPDGADGSHPSSDRTRSNGAEPLLEVRNLRKYYEDGGGLLDRVLGREATSVKAVDGISFDVREGETLGLVGESGCGKSTTGETLLRLREATGGTVAFDGEEVFDLDDTSMAAFRRRAQIVFQDPFSSLDPRMTVGAVVAEGMRIHGLPESDPTVGTDAEITVGEGIDRMVEVDVADDIDRVVDPENGVARVPVTVRQGEDGPEATVGVHEDLLGATVEEGENELRVEVTVTGSEGAVRRARAGELLERVGLSADQIDRYPHEFSGGQRQRVGIARALALDPDFIVLDEPVSALDVSVQAQVLNLLDDLQDEFGLTYLFIAHDLSVVRHICDRVAVMYLGRIAELGPTDEIFENPDHPYTEALLASVPRAEVSEQGRRVATLSGDVPSPRNPPSGCRFRTRCPKVIPPEDVEIEQAAFRAVMNLREAVEGGDLDPEAVREVGPADYREQEVPGLDGENAAVVDEALEAAAGGDLDGAAETLRERFETVCETTEPDATPGRDDTVIACHLHE, encoded by the coding sequence ATGACTGAGACCGCCCCCGACGGCGCCGACGGCTCGCACCCGTCGAGTGATCGAACACGCTCCAACGGCGCCGAACCGCTGCTCGAAGTCCGGAACCTCCGGAAGTACTACGAGGACGGCGGCGGCCTGCTCGACCGCGTGCTCGGCCGCGAGGCGACCAGCGTGAAAGCCGTCGACGGCATCAGTTTCGACGTACGGGAGGGCGAGACGCTGGGACTCGTCGGCGAGTCGGGCTGCGGGAAGTCGACGACCGGCGAGACGCTGCTCCGACTGCGCGAGGCCACCGGCGGCACCGTCGCCTTCGACGGCGAGGAGGTGTTCGACCTCGACGACACGTCGATGGCCGCGTTCCGCCGGCGCGCTCAGATCGTCTTCCAGGACCCGTTCTCCAGTCTCGACCCGCGGATGACCGTCGGCGCCGTCGTCGCCGAGGGGATGCGGATCCACGGGCTCCCCGAGTCCGACCCGACGGTCGGCACCGACGCCGAGATCACCGTCGGCGAGGGGATCGACCGGATGGTCGAGGTCGACGTGGCCGACGACATCGACCGCGTCGTCGACCCTGAGAACGGCGTCGCCCGCGTGCCGGTGACGGTCCGGCAGGGCGAGGACGGCCCCGAAGCGACCGTCGGGGTCCACGAGGACCTCCTCGGCGCGACCGTCGAGGAAGGTGAGAACGAACTCCGGGTCGAGGTGACCGTGACGGGGAGCGAGGGGGCGGTCCGCCGGGCCCGGGCGGGCGAACTGCTCGAACGGGTTGGGCTCTCGGCCGACCAGATCGACCGCTACCCCCACGAGTTCTCCGGCGGCCAGCGCCAGCGTGTGGGCATCGCCCGGGCGCTCGCGCTCGATCCGGACTTCATCGTCCTCGACGAACCGGTCTCGGCGCTCGACGTGAGCGTGCAGGCACAGGTGCTGAACCTCCTCGACGACCTGCAGGACGAGTTCGGCCTGACGTACCTGTTCATCGCCCACGACCTCAGCGTCGTCCGGCACATCTGTGACCGGGTGGCGGTGATGTACCTCGGCCGGATCGCCGAACTCGGGCCGACCGACGAGATATTCGAGAACCCCGATCACCCCTACACCGAGGCGCTGCTCGCGAGCGTCCCGCGTGCGGAGGTGAGCGAGCAGGGTCGCCGGGTGGCGACGCTTTCGGGCGACGTGCCGTCGCCGCGGAACCCCCCCTCGGGCTGTCGGTTCCGAACCCGCTGTCCGAAGGTGATCCCGCCCGAGGACGTCGAGATCGAGCAGGCGGCGTTCCGTGCGGTGATGAACCTCCGCGAGGCGGTCGAAGGCGGCGACCTCGACCCGGAAGCCGTGCGGGAGGTCGGGCCGGCAGACTACCGCGAACAGGAGGTCCCGGGACTCGACGGCGAGAACGCGGCGGTCGTCGACGAGGCGCTCGAAGCGGCCGCTGGCGGGGACCTCGACGGTGCCGCCGAGACGCTCCGGGAGCGCTTCGAGACGGTCTGTGAGACGACCGAACCCGACGCGACGCCCGGCCGCGACGACACCGTGATCGCCTGCCACCTGCACGAGTAG
- a CDS encoding ABC transporter ATP-binding protein yields the protein MSQELLKVRNLTTRFFTEEGQVNAVEGVDFDVRDGEVFGIVGESGSGKSVTALSLIDLVESPGRIVEGEVWYRDAELADEHRDSHPSAVDGDYVDVRQLPEATRRWLRGPAFATIFQDPMSSLNPTIPVGEQIAEAVEVQRRARANPRRTRSRTQGYGLASYFVDSLVPSRDYVSDESHERAVELLDRVGIPDPEQRAEEYPHEFSGGMLQRAMVAQALAGEPDVLIADEPTTALDVTIQAQILNLLKDLQDEEGMSVVLITHNLGVIARMCQRVGVMYAGEVVERGSLEDVFENPVHPYTEGLLGSIPDLEDPAPRLSPIEGNVPSLLDSEMGEKCYFADRCPKAMESCLHRIDEHDAPASVEGVDHRVRCVLADREYDPAEALAPAAAPEVSDD from the coding sequence ATGTCTCAGGAACTACTCAAAGTACGGAACCTCACGACACGCTTCTTCACGGAGGAGGGGCAGGTCAACGCCGTCGAGGGCGTCGACTTCGACGTCCGTGACGGTGAAGTGTTCGGCATCGTCGGCGAGTCGGGATCGGGCAAGTCCGTGACCGCGCTCTCGCTGATCGACCTCGTGGAGTCGCCGGGCCGGATCGTCGAGGGCGAGGTCTGGTACCGCGACGCCGAACTGGCCGACGAACACCGCGACTCACACCCGTCGGCCGTCGACGGCGACTACGTGGACGTGCGCCAACTCCCCGAAGCCACCCGCCGGTGGCTCCGCGGGCCGGCGTTCGCCACCATCTTCCAGGACCCGATGAGCAGCCTCAACCCCACCATCCCGGTGGGCGAACAGATCGCCGAGGCCGTCGAGGTCCAGCGCCGGGCCCGGGCGAACCCGCGTCGCACCCGCTCGCGGACGCAGGGCTACGGGCTGGCGAGCTACTTCGTCGACTCGCTTGTCCCTTCCCGGGACTACGTGAGCGACGAGAGCCACGAGCGCGCGGTCGAACTGCTCGACAGGGTCGGCATCCCCGACCCCGAACAGCGCGCCGAGGAGTACCCCCACGAGTTCTCCGGCGGGATGCTCCAGCGGGCGATGGTCGCCCAAGCGCTCGCCGGCGAACCCGACGTGCTGATCGCCGACGAACCGACGACGGCGCTGGACGTGACCATTCAGGCCCAGATCCTGAACCTGCTGAAGGACCTGCAGGACGAGGAGGGGATGAGCGTCGTGCTCATCACCCACAACCTCGGCGTGATCGCGCGGATGTGCCAGCGCGTCGGCGTGATGTACGCCGGCGAGGTGGTCGAACGCGGCTCCCTCGAGGACGTGTTCGAGAACCCGGTCCACCCCTACACCGAGGGGCTGCTGGGGTCGATCCCGGACTTGGAGGACCCCGCGCCGCGGCTCTCGCCGATCGAGGGGAACGTGCCGAGCCTGCTCGACTCCGAGATGGGCGAGAAGTGCTACTTCGCCGACCGCTGTCCGAAGGCGATGGAGTCCTGCCTGCACCGCATCGACGAACACGACGCCCCGGCGAGCGTCGAGGGCGTCGACCACCGGGTGCGCTGTGTGCTCGCCGACCGGGAGTACGACCCCGCGGAGGCGCTTGCACCCGCCGCGGCCCCGGAGGTGAGCGATGACTGA
- a CDS encoding DUF1684 domain-containing protein: MSETTDWEQQLRANREEKDRFFAEHPQSPVPPEHRDGFEGLDYFEPNEDFRVAAVAEVHDEPEPVEMETTNGPPVRYLRVATFAFELRGEDCELHAYRQENSEEDTLFVPFRDKTTGQQTYHGGRYMEFEPEGELETGDTVTLDFNLAYSPFCAFSETFSCPLPPEENWLEVVVPAGEKTPELE; encoded by the coding sequence ATGAGCGAAACCACCGATTGGGAGCAGCAACTCCGCGCCAACCGCGAGGAGAAGGACCGCTTCTTCGCCGAACACCCACAGTCGCCGGTCCCGCCTGAACACCGCGACGGGTTCGAGGGGCTCGACTACTTCGAGCCGAACGAGGACTTCCGGGTCGCCGCCGTGGCCGAGGTCCACGACGAACCCGAACCCGTCGAGATGGAGACGACCAACGGGCCGCCGGTGCGGTACCTCCGCGTCGCCACGTTCGCCTTCGAACTCCGCGGCGAGGACTGTGAGCTCCACGCCTACCGGCAGGAGAACAGCGAGGAGGACACCCTGTTCGTGCCGTTCCGGGACAAGACGACGGGCCAGCAGACCTACCACGGGGGGCGCTACATGGAGTTCGAACCGGAGGGTGAACTCGAGACGGGCGACACCGTCACGCTCGACTTCAACCTCGCGTACTCGCCGTTCTGTGCGTTCAGCGAGACGTTCTCCTGTCCGTTGCCGCCCGAGGAGAACTGGCTCGAAGTGGTGGTGCCGGCCGGGGAGAAAACGCCGGAACTGGAGTAG
- a CDS encoding ABC transporter permease, translating into MSYGRFLLKRGLQGVVVVWGVISIVFLLRFITPGSPVDAVAPLDASPELRQRIAEELGLDQPLYVQYLDYLWELLQGDMGYSYISGIEASQIVVTKLPATIELAVVSSLVAITLSIPLGVISATRRHQPADYGATTFSLVGISTPNFWLGIMLVLLLSVEFGLFPTSGRAFGFVEAFRIMTAQGVSAGADAMFQWARHIVLPAITLGTYFTALITRLTRSGMLEELGQSYVQATRAKGLPESLIRYKHVLRNTLIPIITVLGLQLGTLIGGAVITESVFSWPGLGTTLINAINARDWPILQASLIVIGAGFVIVNLVVDAVYASLDPQVVAE; encoded by the coding sequence ATGTCGTACGGACGGTTCCTGCTCAAGCGCGGCCTCCAGGGGGTCGTCGTCGTGTGGGGGGTCATCAGCATCGTCTTCCTCCTGCGGTTTATCACGCCCGGGAGCCCCGTCGACGCCGTCGCGCCGCTGGACGCCAGCCCCGAGCTTCGCCAGCGGATCGCCGAGGAGTTGGGGCTGGACCAGCCGCTGTACGTCCAGTACCTCGACTACCTCTGGGAGCTGTTGCAGGGGGACATGGGCTACTCCTACATCTCCGGCATCGAGGCGAGTCAGATCGTCGTGACGAAGCTGCCCGCGACCATCGAACTCGCGGTCGTCAGCAGCCTCGTCGCCATCACGCTCTCGATCCCGCTGGGGGTCATCAGCGCCACGCGGCGCCACCAGCCGGCGGACTACGGCGCGACGACGTTCTCGCTGGTCGGCATCTCGACGCCGAACTTCTGGCTCGGGATCATGCTCGTGCTGCTGCTGTCCGTCGAGTTCGGGCTGTTCCCGACCAGCGGCCGCGCGTTCGGCTTCGTCGAGGCGTTCCGGATCATGACCGCCCAAGGGGTCTCGGCGGGCGCCGACGCGATGTTCCAGTGGGCCCGCCACATCGTGCTGCCGGCGATCACGCTGGGCACGTACTTCACCGCGCTCATCACGCGGCTCACCCGCTCGGGGATGCTCGAGGAGTTGGGGCAGTCCTACGTGCAGGCGACCCGGGCGAAGGGCCTGCCCGAGTCGCTGATCCGCTACAAACACGTGCTGCGGAACACGCTGATCCCGATCATCACCGTCCTCGGCCTGCAGTTGGGGACGCTGATCGGCGGCGCGGTCATCACCGAGTCGGTGTTCTCGTGGCCGGGGCTGGGCACGACGCTGATCAACGCGATCAACGCGCGTGACTGGCCGATCCTGCAGGCGTCGCTGATCGTGATCGGCGCCGGCTTCGTGATCGTGAACCTCGTCGTCGACGCCGTCTACGCGTCGCTCGACCCGCAGGTGGTCGCCGAATGA